The Paramisgurnus dabryanus chromosome 1, PD_genome_1.1, whole genome shotgun sequence genome includes a window with the following:
- the hdlbpb gene encoding vigilin, translating into MSSVAVLTQESFAEHRGGLKDIEITGIVPEDEAYVPTYLEAFPPLPDKGSPGERTGEPSGAWSKIRPIKASVITQVFHVPLEERRYKDNSQFGEGEEAKVCLDIMQKTGAHIELSLAKDQGLSIMVTGKLESVMKARKEIVARLQTQASATVLIPKEHHRFVIGKNGEKLQELELKTATKITIPRSDDPNGNIRITGTKEGIEKARHEIQLISAEQDKRAVERISFEKAFHPFIAGAYNRLVQELTQETGARISIPPPSLPKDEIVITGEKEAVAMAVTRIQAIYDDKKRKTTTISVEVKKSQHKYIVGPKGNTIQEILENTGVSVEMPPLESASETIILRGEPDKLGPALTQVYAKAKSAIVVEVIAPAWLHRFIIGKKGQNIGRITQQLPKVHIEFTDGEERISLEGPTEEVEQAQAQMQEIIKDLMAKMDYAEINIDQRFHRHLIGKNGANINRIKEQYKVSVRIPQDSEHCGLVRIEGDPQGVQLARKELLDMAQRMENERTKDLIIEQKFHRTIIGQKGDKIKEVRDKFPEVIIIFPDQQQKSDIVQLRGPKNEVEKCAKFLQKLITELVENSFSISVPIPKQFHKNIIGKGGANIKKIREETNTKIDLPTENSNSEMIVITGKKSNCETARDRVLSIKNELANHKETEVSIPAKLHNSLIGSKGSLVRSVMEDCGGVHIHFPAEGSGLDKVTIRGPAEEVERAKRQLLQLAEEKQVNNFSVELQAKPEYHKFLIGRGGANIRRVRDRTRARIIFPSPDEPDQERITIVGKEEAVQLAQKELEILIKNLDDVIEDTMVVDPRHHRHFVCRRGQVLRELAEEYGGVAVSFPRTGSCSDSITIKGPRDCVDAAKKRIQEIVRDLESQVNIEVVIPQRYHRAIMGPKGCKIQQITREYEVQIKFPDRDESAAQEPVSQENGDTDIIPRKCDIITLTGQAEKCELARAALLALVPVTIDVQVSYDLHRYIIGQKGSGIRKMMEDYEVNIWVPQPEQQSDIIKITGQVPSVERARHGLLERVKELQAEQEDRALRSFRLTLSVDPKYHPKIIGRKGSVISQIRKDYDVNVQFPDKNDEQQNIIVISGYERNAHEAREAIEQLVASLEEMVSEDIRLDRRVHARIIGARGKAIRKVMEEFKVDIRFPQPGSEDPNKVTVTGLPENVDNAIDHLLNLEEEYMLTVTETETMAAYMKPPSKAMVTGGNDDDKALAKGFVVRDAPWNAQGNKAPDMSSAEEFPTFGAGIAPKQTSAWGPKK; encoded by the exons ATGAGCTCTGTGGCAGTGTTGACTCAGGAGAGTTTTGCGGAGCACCGCGGTGGGCTGAAGGATATTGAGATCACAG GTATTGTCCCAGAAGATGAAGCATATGTACCCACCTATCTGGAAGCCTTTCCCCCATTACCGGACAAGGGTTCTCCAGGAGAAAGGACTGGTGAGCCTTCAGGTGCCTGGAGCAAAATCCGACCTATCAAAGCCTCTGTCATCACTCAG GTGTTTCATGTCCCATTGGAAGAGCGGCGGTATAAAGACAACAGTCAGTTTGGTGAGGGTGAGGAGGCGAAGGTGTGCCTGGATATCATGCAGAAGACTGGGGCACACATTGAGCTTTCTCTAGCCAAGGACCAGGGTCTCTCTATCATGGTGACTGGAAAACTAGAGTCAGTTATGAAAGCAAGGAAAGAGATTGTTGCCCGATTGCAGACTCAG GCCTCAGCGACTGTGCTTATCCCGAAAGAACACCATCGGTTTGTGATCGGAAAGAACGGTGAGAAGTTACAGGAACTAGAGCTAAAAACAGCCACCAAGATCACTATCCCCCGCTCCGACGATCCCAACGGCAACATCCGCATCACTGGTACCAAGGAGGGCATTGAGAAAGCTCGCCATGAAATCCAGCTCATCTCTGCAGAGCAG GATAAGCGTGCAGTGGAACGTATATCTTTTGAGAAAGCTTTTCATCCATTCATTGCTGGTGCATATAATCGACTCGTTCAAGAGCTAACTCAAGAAACCGGGGCTCGTATAAGCATCCCACCTCCCAGCCTTCCTAAAGATGAGATTGTTATCACCGGCGAGAAGGAAGCGGTCGCCATGGCTGTCACCCGTATACAGGCCATCTACGATGACAAG AAGCGAAAAACGACCACAATTTCAGTCGAAGTAAAAAAGTCCCAACATAAGTACATAGTAGGCCCGAAAGGCAACACCATTCAGGAAATCTTGGAGAACACGGGGGTGTCTGTTGAGATGCCTCCTCTTGAGTCCGCCTCTGAGACCATCATCCTCAGGGGGGAACCTGATAAGCTGGGACCAGCCCTCACACAGGTGTACGCCAAG GCTAAAAGTGCAATAGTGGTGGAGGTGATTGCTCCGGCCTGGCTCCATCGATTCATTATTGGAAAGAAAGGACAGAACATCGGCCGCATTACGCAGCAATTACCTAAG GTGCATATAGAGTTTACTGATGGAGAGGAACGTATCAGTTTGGAGGGTCCAACAGAAGAGGTAGAACAAGCCCAGGCTCAGATGCAGGAGATCATCAAAGATCTG atGGCAAAAATGGACTACGCAGAAATTAACATTGACCAGCGGTTTCACAGACATCTCATTGGCAAGAATGGAGCCAACA TAAATCGCATAAAGGAGCAGTATAAGGTGTCAGTAAGGATTCCTCAGGACTCTGAACACTGCGGTCTGGTTCGTATAGAGGGTGATCCTCAGGGAGTACAGCTCGCTCGCAAGGAACTATTGGACATGGCCCAGCGTATG GAAAATGAACGAACGAAGGATCTGATAATAGAGCAGAAATTTCATCGTACAATCATTGGACAGAAAGGAGACAAGATCAAAGAAGTGAGGGACAAATTTCCTGAG GTCATTATCATCTTTCCAGACCAGCAGCAGAAAAGCGACATTGTGCAGCTCCGGGGGCCCAAAAACGAAGTAGAGAAATGTGCAAAGTTTCTGCAGAAACTTATCACTGAGCTG GTTGAGAACAGCTTTTCAATATCTGTACCCATCCCCAAGCAGTTTCACAAAAACATCATTGGCAAAGGAGGTGCCAACATCAAAAAA ATACGTGAGGAGACCAACACAAAGATCGACCTCCCAACAGAGAACAGCAACTCTGAAATGATTGTGATCACGGGGAAGAAGAGTAACTGTGAAACTGCACGGGACAGAGTCCTGAGCATAAAGAACGAGCTt GCCAACCACAAGGAGACAGAAGTTTCCATCCCAGCCAAGCTGCATAACTCTCTGATCGGATCGAAGGGCAGTCTGGTGCGGTCAGTGATGGAAGATTGTGGTGGTGTCCACATCCACTTCCCTGCAGAGGGCTCAGGGTTGGACAAGGTCACCATTCGCGGTCCTGCAGAAGAAGTGGAGCGAGCAAAGAGACAGTTATTGCAGCTGGCGGAAGAGAAG CAAGTCAATAACTTCTCAGTGGAGCTTCAGGCCAAACCCGAGTACCACAAGTTCCTGATAGGACGTGGAGGAGCTAACATCCGTCGCGTGCGAGATCGAACCAGAGCACGGATTATCTTCCCCTCACCAGACGAGCCAGATCAGGAGCGTATTACTATTGTGGGAAAAGAGGAAGCCGTACAGCTTGCCCAGAAAGAGCTGGAGATCCTCATCAAAAACCTG GATGATGTCATTGAGGACACTATGGTCGTGGACCCCCGGCATCATCGTCATTTCGTCTGTCGCAGAGGGCAGGTGCTGAGAGAGTTGGCTGAGGAGTATGGCGGCGTGGCCGTTAGCTTCCCGCGCACAGGCAGTTGCAGCGACAGCATCACCATCAAAGGACCCAGAGATTGTGTGGACGCTGCTAAGAAGCGCATTCAGGAGATTGTTCGAGATCTG GAGTCGCAGGTGAACATTGAAGTGGTGATTCCCCAGCGGTACCACAGGGCCATCATGGGACCCAAAGGTTGCAAGATACAGCAAATAACACGAGAGTATGAAGTCCAGATCAAATTTCCAGACAGAGATGAGTCTGCAG CTCAGGAACCTGTGTCTCAAGAGAACGGTGATACGGACATCATCCCTCGGAAGTGTGACATCATCACCTTGACAGGACAGGCGGAAAAGTGTGAGCTGGCGCGTGCAGCCTTGCTC GCACTGGTTCCTGTGACGATTGATGTTCAGGTCTCCTATGACCTTCACCGTTACATTATAGGACAGAAAGGCAGTGGAATAAGAAAGATGATGGAGGACTATGAG GTGAATATTTGGGTTCCTCAGCCTGAACAACAGTCAGATATCATAAAGATCACAGGTCAGGTGCCAAGTGTGGAGCGGGCCAGACATGGGCTGCTGGAGAGAGTCAAAGAACTACAGGCCGAACAGGAGGATCGG GCTTTACGAAGCTTTAGGCTGACGCTCTCGGTAGACCCCAAATATCACCCTAAAATAATAGGTCGTAAAGGATCTGTAATTTCCCAAATACGCAAAGACTACGATGTGAATGTGCAATTCCCAGACAAGAACGACGAACAGCAG AATATAATAGTGATTTCTGGGTATGAGAGGAATGCTCATGAGGCCAGGGAGGCTATAGAGCAGCTGGTGGCCTCCCTGGAAGAAATGGTAAGTGAGGACATCCGGCTGGACCGGCGCGTCCACGCTCGCATCATCGGAGCACGTGGCAAGGCCATCAGGAAGGTCATGGAGGAGTTTAAA GTTGATATACGGTTTCCTCAGCCAGGTTCTGAAGATCCAAACAAGGTTACAGTCACAGGTCTACCAGAAAATGTTGATAATGCCATTGACCATTTGCTCAACTTGGAAGAAGAATAT ATGTTGACCGTCACGGAGACTGAGACTATGGCAGCTTATATGAAGCCTCCGTCCAAGGCGATGGTGACAGGAGGGAATGATGATGATAAAGCCCTTGCTAAAGGCTTTGTTGTACGGGACGCCCCCTGGAATGCACAGGGAAACAAG GCACCTGACATGAGCAGTGCAGAGGAGTTCCCAACATTCGGAGCTGGAatagcaccaaaacagacgTCTGCTTGGGGACCCAAAAAATGA